One Danio aesculapii chromosome 11, fDanAes4.1, whole genome shotgun sequence genomic region harbors:
- the slc22a7a gene encoding solute carrier family 22 member 7a yields MRFEDILREIGGFNKFQFLVLYILWLPRVILPLHFLLHNFISGVPPHHCALPHLDGRFSASGAEKEELAQIVALGIPRNSDGSYSSCKMYTVPMDFDLNGDLSVLYGNWSNVSVPCQDGWVYDRSQFTSTTATEWDLVCDNKKLNQALATFFFIGVTIGAVVFGQLSDKFGRKPMIQVSFVSSAVFGIVEAFSTSYVMFAIARTLCGFALTGMSITTVALCVEWTDVKHRTFTGTIISLGWSVGNMLLALLAYLIRDWRHLILVVTSPCLVGIIAWWWIPESARWLLANGRVEEAQKYLINCAKMNGKYSCTKNLDIENLKKITIAEDSNKNHSYLDLVRTPKLRKIMLCSGIFWFAVAFTYYGISFNITGFGLNIYLTQFIYGVIEVPAKVGTYLTLDWIGRRNGQAWSLIIAGALIGLNSIIPTEFAAVRTGIAVIGKGFSEAAFTIAFLYTSELYPTVLRQCGLGYTSFIARIGGSLAPMVILFEDIWHFGPPVVFSVTAIFSGCVVFLLPETTNVQLPENILDVEEGRHTLSTEAERDVELNEMNSAPADLQEKGS; encoded by the exons ATGAGGTTCGAGGACATTCTTCGTGAAATCGGTGGCTTCAACAAGTTCCAGTTTCTAGTTTTATACATCCTGTGGCTTCCGCGGGTCATCCTTCCACTGCATTTTTTGCTCCACAATTTCATCTCCGGCGTTCCTCCTCACCATTGTGCTCTGCCACATTTGGATGGCAGGTTCTCAGCTAGTGGTGCAGAGAAAGAGGAACTGGCACAGATTGTGGCTCTTGGTATCCCACGCAATTCAGATGGTTCCTACAGCTCCTGCAAGATGTATACAGTGCCTATGGACTTTGACCTTAACGGTGACCTTTCGGTATTGTATGGTAACTGGTCAAATGTGTCTGTGCCATGCCAGGATGGATGGGTATATGATCGCTCGCAGTTCACTTCAACAACTGCCACTGAG TGGGATTTAGTATGTGACAATAAAAAGCTAAATCAAGCCCTCGCCACATTTTTCTTCATTGGTGTAACGATCGGTGCTGTCGTATTTGGCCAGTTGTCAGATAA GTTTGGCCGTAAGCCGATGATTCAGGTCTCCTTTGTGAGCAGTGCTGTTTTTGGGATCGTTGAGGCTTTTTCTACATCCTATGTGATGTTCGCCATTGCAAGAACCTTGTGTGGTTTTGCCCTGACCGGGATGTCCATCACCACAGTGGCCCTGT GTGTTGAGTGGACAGATGTTAAGCATCGCACGTTTACGGGGACCATCATCAGTCTCGGCTGGAGCGTAGGAAACATGCTTTTGGCTCTTCTGGCGTATCTCATCAGAGACTGGAGGCACCTCATTCTGGTGGTCACTTCACCTTGTCTTGTTGGCATAATAGCCTGGTG GTGGATTCCTGAGTCAGCAAGATGGCTGCTGGCCAATGGAAGAGTGGAAGAGGCGCAGAAGTATCTCATTAACTGTGCAAAGATGAATGGAAAGTACAGTTGCACAAAAAACCTAGACATTGAG AACTTGAAGAAAATTACCATCGCTGAGGACTCCAACAAGAACCATTCTTACCTTGATCTAGTGAGAACACCAAAGCTGAGGAAGATTATGCTTTGCTCAGGGATTTTCTG GTTTGCAGTTGCTTTCACCTACTATGGCATCAGCTTCAACATCACAGGCTTTGGTCTGAACATCTACCTCACGCAGTTCATCTATGGAGTCATTGAAGTCCCAGCTAAGGTTGGGACGTACCTCACTCTGGACTGGATTGGACGGAGAAATGGCCAGGCTTGGTCCCTCATCATAGCAGGAGCTCTGATTGGACTTAACAGCATAATCCCAACAG AATTTGCTGCTGTTCGTACAGGTATTGCAGTTATTGGGAAGGGATTCTCTGAAGCAGCGTTTACCATTGCCTTCCTGTACACATCTGAACTTTACCCTACTGTACTccg GCAGTGCGGTTTGGGCTACACCTCTTTTATAGCCCGGATTGGAGGTTCTCTGGCCCCGATGGTCATACTGTTTGAGGATATTTGGCACTTTGGTCCCCCTGTAGTGTTTTCGGTCACTGCAATTTTCAGTGGATGTGTCGTTTTCCTGCTGCCCGAGACCACCAATGTCCAGCTTCCAGAGAACATTCTGGATGTAGAGGAGGGGAG gcACACATTGTCCACAGAAGCAGAGAGAGATGTTGAACTCAATGAGATGAATTCAGCACCAGCGGATTTACAAGAGAAGGGCTCATAA